From Miscanthus floridulus cultivar M001 chromosome 15, ASM1932011v1, whole genome shotgun sequence, the proteins below share one genomic window:
- the LOC136509438 gene encoding E3 ubiquitin-protein ligase RSL1-like — translation MAAGAVPVPVPVRGGSSLRVHPSSFSANAAASSSSSSARPIFRVFCKGMVINDDDEVVGLADEDPGGVPVLAVAVSGPQGKVVLRGHKPVLGFVGGHDDEYGQVLLGAMALVEGLHTAIRLGIASVKAITDHRLLRNIPDYCRCLGFHMLGLSRPTGEKLAYMINQALSVRKQFERCEISLVNDGHVDNVVKLAKEGIDDEIARYLATREKRESCRICFEDVDTTKFHAVEGCAHRFCLVCMKKHMEVMLLGEGSKALLSTRLLEIIAQRLKEEDIQHLSHPKCWALMSLSEVEGSFCSEYPATFRERVKCGGRMCVACKVAWHERMGYLEYPHGDPEDKRLHKLARRKMWKQCERCNHMIELAVGCAHRKL, via the exons ATGGCCGCCGGCGCGGTTCCTGTGCCGGTCCCGGTGCGCGGCGGATCCTCCCTCCGCGTCCATCCCTCCTCTTTCTCTGCCAATGCTgccgcctcgtcctcgtcctcttcGGCGCGCCCCATCTTCCGCGTCTTCTGCAAGGGCATGGTGatcaacgacgacgacgaggtcgTAGGCCTTGCTGACGAGGACCCCGGCGGCGTGCCGGTGCTGGCCGTGGCCGTATCTGGACCGCAGGGAAAGGTTGTGCTCAGGGGGCACAAGCCCGTGCTGGGGTTTGTGGGCGGGCATGATGACGAATATGGCCAGGTGCTGCTAGGGGCGATGGCGCTCGTGGAGGGCCTCCACACCGCGATCAGACTGGGCATCGCCAGCGTCAAGGCCATCACCGATCACAGGCTACTGCGCAACATTCCTGATTATTGCAGATGCTTGGGCTTTCAC ATGCTTGGGCTTTCACGTCCAACAGGGGAGAAGCTTGCATATATGATAAATCAGGCTCTCTCGGTGCGGAAGCAATTCGAACGATGCGAAATATCGCTTGTTAATGACGGCCATGTCGACAATGTGGTGAAGCTAGCAAAAGAGGGAATAGATGATGAGATTGCCAGATATCTTGCTACAAGGGAGAAAAGAGAGAGTTGCAGGATCTGTTTTGAGGATGTTGACACTACAAAATTCCATGCGGTTGAAGGCTGCGCACATCGATTTTGCCTTGTCTGCATGAAGAAGCACATGGAAGTTATGTTACTTGGGGAGGGCTCAAAAGCATTGCTATCGACGCGGCTTCTGGAGATTATAGCGCAACGGTTGAAGGAAGAAGATATACAGCATCTCTCTCACCCCAAGTGTTGGGCCTTGATGTCCTTGAGCGAAGTGGAAGGATCATTTTGCTCAGAATATCCTGCGACATTCAGGGAGCGTGTGAAGTGTGGAGGGCGCATGTGTGTGGCCTGTAAGGTGGCATGGCATGAGAGGATGGGCTACCttgagtacccccatggtgatccTGAGGACAAAAGGTTGCATAAGCTTGCGAGGCGGAAAATGTGGAAGCAGTGTGAGAGATGCAACCACATGATTGAACTCGCGGTGGGTTGCGCACACCGTAAGTTATAA